A part of Hippopotamus amphibius kiboko isolate mHipAmp2 chromosome 16, mHipAmp2.hap2, whole genome shotgun sequence genomic DNA contains:
- the TGFB1 gene encoding transforming growth factor beta-1 proprotein isoform X1 produces MPPSGLRLLPLLLPLLWLLALTPGRPAAGLSTCKTIDMELVKRKRIEAIRGQILSKLRLASPPSQGEVPPGPLPEAVLALYNSTRDRVAGESAEPEPEPETDYYAKEVTRVLMVENSNKIYQKIKRSPHSIYMLFNTSELREAVPEPVLLSRAELRLLRLKLKVEQHVELYQKYSNDSWRYLSNRLLAPSDSPEWLSFDVTGVVRQWLTHREEIEGFRLSAHCSCDSKDNTLQVDINAGFSSSRRGDLATIHGMNRPFLLLMATPLERAQHLHSSRHRRALDTNYCFSSTEKNCCVRQLYIDFRKDLGWKWIHEPKGYHANFCLGPCPYIWSLDTQYSKVLALYNQHNPGASAAPCCVPQALEPLPIVYYVGRKPKVEQLSNMIVRSCKCS; encoded by the exons ATGCCGCCCTCGGGGCTGcggctgctgccgctgctgctgccgctgctgtgGCTACTAGCGCTGACGCCTGGCCGGCCGGCCGCCGGACTGTCCACCTGCAAGACCATCGACATGGAGCTGGTGAAGCGGAAGCGCATCGAGGCCATCCGCGGCCAGATTCTGTCCAAGCTTCGGCTCGCCAGCCCCCCGAGCCAGGGGGAGGTGCCGCCCGGCCCGCTGCCCGAGGCCGTACTGGCCCTTTACAACAGTACCCGCGACCGGGTGGCCGGGGAAAGTGCCGAACCGGAGCCTGAGCCTGAGACGGACTACTATGCCAAGGAGGTCACCCGCGTGCTAATGGTGGAAAACAGCAACA AAATCTATCAGAAAATCAAGCGTAGCCCACACAGCATATATATGCTCTTCAACACATCGGAGCTCCGGGAAGCGGTGCCCGAACCCGTGTTGCTGTCTCGGGCAGAGCTGCGCCTGCTGAGGCTCAAGTTAAAAGTGGAGCAGCATGTGGAGCTGTACCAG AAATACAGCAACGATTCTTGGCGCTACCTCAGCAACCGGCTGCTGGCCCCCAGCGACTCACCGGAGTGGCTGTCCTTTGACGTCACTGGAGTTGTGCGGCAGTGGCTGACCCACAGAG AGGAAATAGAGGGCTTTCGCCTCAGTGCCCACTGTTCCTGTGACAGCAAAGATAACACACTCCAAGTGGACATTAACG CAGGGTTCAGTTCCAGCCGCCGGGGTGATCTGGCCACCATTCATGGCATGAACCGGCCCTTCCTGCTCCTCATGGCCACCCCGCTGGAGAGGGCCCAGCACCTGCACAGCTCCCGGCACCGCCGAGCCCTGGACACCAACTACTGCTTCAG CTCCACGGAAAAGAACTGTTGCGTTAGGCAGCTCTACATTGACTTCCGCAAGGACCTGGGCTGGAAGTGGATCCACGAACCCAAGGGCTACCATGCCAATTTCTGCTTGGGGCCCTGCCCCTACATCTGGAGCCTGGACACACAGTACAGCAAG GTCCTGGCCCTGTACAACCAGCACAACCCGGGCGCGTCGGCGGCGCCGTGCTGCGTGCCGCAGGCGCTGGAGCCGCTGCCCATCGTGTACTACGTGGGCCGCAAGCCCAAGGTGGAGCAGCTGTCCAACATGATCGTGCGCTCCTGCAAGTGCAGCTGA
- the TGFB1 gene encoding transforming growth factor beta-1 proprotein isoform X2, protein MPPSGLRLLPLLLPLLWLLALTPGRPAAGLSTCKTIDMELVKRKRIEAIRGQILSKLRLASPPSQGEVPPGPLPEAVLALYNSTRDRVAGESAEPEPEPETDYYAKEVTRVLMVENSNKIYQKIKRSPHSIYMLFNTSELREAVPEPVLLSRAELRLLRLKLKVEQHVELYQKYSNDSWRYLSNRLLAPSDSPEWLSFDVTGVVRQWLTHREEIEGFRLSAHCSCDSKDNTLQVDINGFSSSRRGDLATIHGMNRPFLLLMATPLERAQHLHSSRHRRALDTNYCFSSTEKNCCVRQLYIDFRKDLGWKWIHEPKGYHANFCLGPCPYIWSLDTQYSKVLALYNQHNPGASAAPCCVPQALEPLPIVYYVGRKPKVEQLSNMIVRSCKCS, encoded by the exons ATGCCGCCCTCGGGGCTGcggctgctgccgctgctgctgccgctgctgtgGCTACTAGCGCTGACGCCTGGCCGGCCGGCCGCCGGACTGTCCACCTGCAAGACCATCGACATGGAGCTGGTGAAGCGGAAGCGCATCGAGGCCATCCGCGGCCAGATTCTGTCCAAGCTTCGGCTCGCCAGCCCCCCGAGCCAGGGGGAGGTGCCGCCCGGCCCGCTGCCCGAGGCCGTACTGGCCCTTTACAACAGTACCCGCGACCGGGTGGCCGGGGAAAGTGCCGAACCGGAGCCTGAGCCTGAGACGGACTACTATGCCAAGGAGGTCACCCGCGTGCTAATGGTGGAAAACAGCAACA AAATCTATCAGAAAATCAAGCGTAGCCCACACAGCATATATATGCTCTTCAACACATCGGAGCTCCGGGAAGCGGTGCCCGAACCCGTGTTGCTGTCTCGGGCAGAGCTGCGCCTGCTGAGGCTCAAGTTAAAAGTGGAGCAGCATGTGGAGCTGTACCAG AAATACAGCAACGATTCTTGGCGCTACCTCAGCAACCGGCTGCTGGCCCCCAGCGACTCACCGGAGTGGCTGTCCTTTGACGTCACTGGAGTTGTGCGGCAGTGGCTGACCCACAGAG AGGAAATAGAGGGCTTTCGCCTCAGTGCCCACTGTTCCTGTGACAGCAAAGATAACACACTCCAAGTGGACATTAACG GGTTCAGTTCCAGCCGCCGGGGTGATCTGGCCACCATTCATGGCATGAACCGGCCCTTCCTGCTCCTCATGGCCACCCCGCTGGAGAGGGCCCAGCACCTGCACAGCTCCCGGCACCGCCGAGCCCTGGACACCAACTACTGCTTCAG CTCCACGGAAAAGAACTGTTGCGTTAGGCAGCTCTACATTGACTTCCGCAAGGACCTGGGCTGGAAGTGGATCCACGAACCCAAGGGCTACCATGCCAATTTCTGCTTGGGGCCCTGCCCCTACATCTGGAGCCTGGACACACAGTACAGCAAG GTCCTGGCCCTGTACAACCAGCACAACCCGGGCGCGTCGGCGGCGCCGTGCTGCGTGCCGCAGGCGCTGGAGCCGCTGCCCATCGTGTACTACGTGGGCCGCAAGCCCAAGGTGGAGCAGCTGTCCAACATGATCGTGCGCTCCTGCAAGTGCAGCTGA
- the B9D2 gene encoding B9 domain-containing protein 2: MAEVHVIGQIMGATGFSENSLFCKWGVHTGAAWKLLSGVREGQTQVDTPQIGDMAYWSHPIDLHFATKGLQGWPRLHLQVWSQDSFGRCQLAGYGFCYVPSSPGTHQLDCPTWRPLGSWREQLARAFVGGGPQLLHGDAIYSGADRYRLYTAAGGTVHLELGLLLRHFDRYGVEC; this comes from the exons ATGGCTGAGGTGCACGTGATCGGGCAGATCATGGGGGCTACCGGTTTCTCGGAGAACAGCCTCTTCTGCAAGTGGGGCGTCCACACAG GGGCAGCATGGAAGCTCCTGTCAGGCGTGCGGGAGGGCCAAACGCAGGTGGACACCCCCCAGATAGGGGACATGGCCTACTGGTCCCACCCCATCGACCTGCACTTCGCCACCAAAGGCCTTCAAG gcTGGCCCCGGCTGCATCTCCAGGTGTGGTCCCAGGACAGCTTCGGCCGCTGCCAGCTCGCAGGCTACGGCTTTTGCTATGTGCCCAGCAGTCCAGGCACCCACCAGCTGGACTGTCCCACGTGGCGGCCCCTGGGTAGCTGGCGGGAGCAGCTGGCGAGGGCCTTTGTGGGTGGCGGGCCTCAGCTACTGCATGGAGATGCCATCTACAGTGGGGCTGACCGCTATCGCCTGTACACCGCCGCCGGTGGCACCGTGCACCTTGAGCTGGGCCTGCTGCTGCGCCACTTTGATCGCTATGGCGTCGAATGCTGA